A window of Polaromonas hydrogenivorans contains these coding sequences:
- a CDS encoding DUF805 domain-containing protein: MNFGQAISSCLRNYATFSERASRSEFWWFFLFQILVSIAANTVSEKLGGLISLGLLLPALAVGARRLHDIGKSGWWQLLMISGIGFLVLVYWWVQPTEDDVSSYGSSPA, translated from the coding sequence ATGAATTTTGGCCAAGCCATTTCCAGCTGCCTGCGCAACTATGCAACATTTTCGGAGCGCGCATCGCGTTCGGAATTCTGGTGGTTTTTTCTGTTCCAGATACTGGTTTCGATTGCTGCCAACACGGTCAGCGAGAAGCTGGGCGGCTTGATCAGCCTGGGCTTGCTGCTGCCCGCGCTGGCGGTGGGTGCGCGCCGGCTTCACGACATCGGCAAGAGCGGCTGGTGGCAACTCCTCATGATCTCGGGGATCGGATTCCTGGTGCTGGTTTACTGGTGGGTCCAGCCCACGGAGGACGACGTCAGCAGCTACGGCTCCAGCCCGGCCTGA
- the pgi gene encoding glucose-6-phosphate isomerase has translation MKKLRCDQTPAWAALNTHFNASGKHFDVREAFAQDARRFEAFSQDAPHVFADLSKNLIDADSHALLLELARQCGLEQQRDAMFAGELINSTEQRAVMHFLLRNPPYAQYTPAQAAINKIADAQAEVEVTLNAMLAYAEQVRADAAITDIVNIGIGGSDLGPQMAVLALNEFATAGKRLHFVSNIDGDELAGVLKHLLPGNTLFLVASKTFTTTETMTNARSAKAWFEAQGGQDIARHFAALTTNVAAANDFGITTTFGFWDWVGGRYSLWSAIGLPIAIAIGAAGFREFLAGAHAMDAHFRSAALEDNLPVRLGLLDVWYRNFHGFASRSIAPYSSALRRWPAYLQQLEMESNGKRVDKDGQPLPFDTSPVLWGEPGTNGQHAYFQMLHQGTAVVPVEFVAVKRAAHELPGHHDKLLANVLAQAQALMRGKKDAGGHQDFPGNRPSTFLLLEQLTPASLGALIALQEHRVFVSGAIWGINSFDQWGVELGKVLARDIEPRLQSGDISGLDGSTAGLLQRLR, from the coding sequence ATGAAAAAATTACGTTGCGACCAGACACCAGCATGGGCTGCGCTCAACACCCACTTCAACGCCAGCGGCAAGCACTTCGATGTGCGCGAAGCGTTCGCGCAGGACGCCCGGCGGTTCGAGGCTTTCAGCCAGGACGCGCCGCATGTGTTTGCCGACCTGTCCAAGAACCTGATCGATGCCGACAGCCATGCCTTGCTGCTGGAGCTGGCGCGGCAATGCGGGCTGGAGCAGCAGCGTGACGCGATGTTCGCCGGGGAGCTGATCAACAGCACCGAGCAGCGCGCCGTGATGCACTTTTTATTGAGAAATCCGCCTTATGCGCAATACACACCTGCGCAAGCAGCTATCAATAAAATAGCAGATGCGCAGGCTGAAGTTGAAGTGACCCTGAACGCCATGCTGGCCTACGCGGAGCAGGTGCGTGCAGACGCGGCCATCACCGACATCGTCAACATCGGCATTGGCGGCTCGGACCTGGGGCCGCAGATGGCGGTGCTGGCGCTGAATGAATTCGCCACGGCGGGCAAGCGGCTTCACTTCGTCTCGAACATCGATGGCGATGAGCTGGCCGGCGTTCTCAAGCACCTGTTGCCCGGCAATACGCTGTTCCTGGTGGCGTCCAAAACCTTCACCACCACCGAAACCATGACCAACGCCCGTTCGGCGAAGGCATGGTTCGAGGCGCAGGGCGGGCAGGACATCGCCCGGCATTTCGCGGCGCTGACGACCAACGTGGCGGCGGCGAATGACTTCGGCATCACCACCACCTTTGGTTTCTGGGACTGGGTGGGCGGGCGCTATTCGCTGTGGTCGGCCATCGGCCTGCCGATTGCCATTGCGATTGGCGCTGCGGGCTTTCGCGAATTCCTGGCGGGCGCGCATGCGATGGACGCGCATTTTCGCAGTGCAGCTCTGGAAGACAACCTGCCGGTTCGCCTGGGCCTGCTTGATGTCTGGTACCGCAACTTTCACGGCTTTGCCAGCCGCAGCATCGCCCCGTACAGCAGCGCGCTGCGCCGCTGGCCAGCGTATTTGCAGCAACTGGAGATGGAAAGCAACGGCAAGCGCGTGGACAAAGACGGCCAGCCTTTGCCCTTCGACACCTCGCCCGTGCTCTGGGGCGAGCCTGGCACCAACGGCCAGCATGCCTACTTCCAGATGCTGCACCAGGGAACGGCGGTCGTCCCGGTCGAGTTCGTGGCGGTCAAACGGGCCGCGCATGAGTTGCCGGGACACCACGACAAGTTGCTGGCCAACGTGCTCGCCCAGGCGCAGGCGCTGATGCGCGGAAAAAAAGACGCCGGCGGCCACCAGGATTTCCCCGGCAACCGGCCAAGCACCTTTTTGCTGCTGGAGCAGCTCACACCGGCCAGCCTGGGCGCCCTGATTGCGCTGCAGGAGCACCGCGTGTTTGTCAGCGGCGCGATCTGGGGCATCAACAGCTTTGACCAGTGGGGCGTGGAGCTGGGCAAGGTGCTTGCCAGGGACATCGAGCCGCGCCTGCAAAGCGGCGATATTTCGGGGCTTGACGGATCGACGGCCGGATTGTTGCAGCGCCTGCGCTGA
- the tal gene encoding transaldolase: protein MTQLDALKQFTTVVADTGDFRQLAQFKPQDATTNPSLILKAVQKADYAPLMRDTVGRFKGRALDEIMDRLLVRFGCEILSIIPGRVSTEVDARLSFDTSATVTRGERLIELYQAEGIHIDRVLIKVAATWEGIQAARELEQRGIHTNLTLLFSFCQAVACGQARVQLISPFVGRIYDWYKKSAGSGWNEAANADANDPGVKSVREIYNHYKHFGIATEVMGASFRNIGQITALAGCDLLTISPELLAQMAASDAPLARALDAGSAAALDLPAKSFDETGFRYALNEDAMATEKLAEGIRAFAADAVKLEQLLLAA from the coding sequence ATGACACAACTCGACGCCCTGAAACAATTCACGACCGTGGTGGCCGATACCGGCGACTTCCGGCAGTTGGCCCAGTTCAAGCCGCAAGATGCCACGACCAATCCTTCGCTGATCCTCAAGGCGGTACAAAAAGCCGATTACGCGCCGCTGATGCGGGACACGGTGGGCCGCTTCAAGGGCCGGGCGCTCGATGAAATCATGGACCGGCTGCTGGTGCGCTTTGGCTGCGAAATCCTGTCCATCATTCCCGGCCGCGTATCGACCGAAGTCGATGCCCGCCTGAGCTTTGACACCAGCGCCACGGTAACGCGCGGCGAACGCCTGATCGAGCTTTACCAGGCCGAAGGCATTCACATTGACCGGGTGCTGATCAAGGTGGCGGCCACCTGGGAAGGCATCCAGGCCGCCAGGGAACTGGAGCAGCGCGGCATTCATACCAACCTGACGCTGCTGTTCTCGTTCTGCCAGGCGGTGGCCTGCGGACAGGCCAGGGTCCAGCTGATTTCCCCGTTCGTGGGCCGGATTTACGACTGGTACAAAAAGTCGGCCGGCAGCGGGTGGAACGAAGCCGCGAATGCGGATGCCAACGACCCCGGCGTGAAATCCGTGCGCGAAATCTACAACCACTACAAGCACTTCGGCATCGCGACCGAAGTCATGGGCGCGAGTTTTCGCAACATCGGCCAGATCACGGCGCTGGCCGGTTGCGACCTGCTGACCATCAGCCCCGAGCTGCTCGCCCAGATGGCCGCCAGCGATGCGCCCCTGGCGCGCGCACTGGACGCAGGCAGCGCGGCAGCGCTTGATTTGCCGGCGAAGAGTTTTGACGAAACCGGCTTTCGTTACGCCCTCAATGAAGACGCCATGGCGACCGAAAAGCTGGCCGAAGGCATTCGCGCTTTTGCGGCCGATGCCGTGAAGCTGGAACAGCTGCTTCTGGCGGCATGA
- the zwf gene encoding glucose-6-phosphate dehydrogenase: MSFDLILFGGTGDLAWRKIMPALFQAFRHGSLPADGRIIGVARDDLSDEQYRTLIKSRFDNVELAKRPSEEEFSRFARMLGYLRMDLSDPADYASLADKLQQRPADVVVMYVATAPGLFTTVCEQIAAAGLNGPQTRVVLEKPLGHDLASNRAINQTVRSVLTEQQIFRIDHYLGKPSVQNLFALRFGNSLFEPLWRREYIANIQITISEELGVEKRGAFYDSTGALRDMVQNHALQLLCAVGMEPPINSHADAIRDEKLKVLRSLKPWTPETLSQHVIRGQYAAGSMDGEAVPAYRNEPGVNPDSHTETFVALRTEIANWRWAGVPFYIRTGKRLAGRDAHIEVNFRPTPHAIFNSGQDCNAGNRLVIDLQPRDGLELHLLAQGANQRHRRGTPTLEPVQLDLDFDKRFGTERVGAYERLLLDVIDGRLNLFVRSDEQEEAWRWVEPILDRWSHDPTGPRPYAAGTWGPSASSAMIAKDGYCWSEES; this comes from the coding sequence ATGAGTTTTGACCTCATCCTTTTTGGCGGCACCGGCGATCTGGCATGGCGAAAAATCATGCCGGCGCTGTTTCAGGCATTCCGCCACGGCTCCCTGCCGGCTGACGGCCGCATCATCGGCGTGGCCCGCGACGACCTGTCGGACGAGCAATACCGCACGCTCATCAAGTCGCGCTTTGACAACGTCGAACTCGCCAAGCGGCCCAGCGAAGAAGAGTTCTCGCGCTTCGCCCGGATGCTCGGCTACCTGCGCATGGACCTGTCCGATCCGGCTGACTATGCGAGCCTGGCGGACAAGCTGCAGCAGCGCCCCGCCGATGTGGTGGTGATGTATGTGGCGACGGCGCCCGGCCTGTTCACCACGGTGTGCGAACAGATTGCGGCCGCCGGCCTGAACGGCCCGCAAACCCGCGTGGTGCTGGAAAAGCCGCTGGGACATGACCTGGCGTCTAATCGCGCCATCAACCAGACGGTTCGCAGCGTCCTGACGGAGCAGCAGATCTTCCGCATCGACCACTACCTGGGCAAACCGTCGGTGCAAAACCTGTTTGCCCTGCGCTTTGGCAACTCGCTGTTCGAGCCGCTGTGGCGGCGCGAGTACATCGCCAACATCCAGATCACCATTTCCGAGGAACTGGGCGTGGAAAAACGCGGCGCCTTTTATGACAGCACCGGCGCGCTGCGCGACATGGTGCAAAACCATGCGCTGCAATTGCTGTGTGCGGTGGGCATGGAGCCGCCCATCAACTCGCATGCCGACGCCATTCGCGACGAAAAGCTCAAGGTCTTGCGCTCGCTCAAGCCCTGGACACCGGAAACCCTGAGCCAGCATGTCATTCGCGGCCAGTATGCGGCCGGCAGCATGGATGGCGAGGCCGTGCCCGCCTACCGCAATGAGCCGGGCGTGAACCCGGACAGCCACACCGAAACCTTTGTCGCCCTGCGCACCGAGATTGCCAACTGGCGCTGGGCCGGCGTGCCGTTCTACATCCGCACCGGCAAGCGGCTGGCCGGCCGCGACGCACACATCGAGGTGAACTTTCGCCCCACGCCGCACGCGATTTTCAACTCAGGGCAGGACTGCAACGCTGGCAACCGGCTGGTGATCGATTTGCAGCCCCGGGACGGGCTGGAGTTGCACCTGCTGGCGCAAGGCGCCAACCAGCGCCATCGCCGGGGCACCCCGACGCTGGAGCCGGTGCAGCTTGACCTTGATTTTGACAAGCGTTTCGGCACCGAGCGCGTCGGCGCCTACGAGCGCCTGCTGCTCGATGTGATTGACGGCCGGCTCAACCTGTTTGTGCGCAGCGACGAGCAGGAGGAAGCCTGGCGCTGGGTGGAGCCGATCCTGGACCGCTGGAGCCACGACCCGACCGGACCCCGTCCCTACGCCGCAGGCACCTGGGGGCCGAGCGCTTCCAGCGCCATGATTGCCAAGGACGGCTATTGCTGGAGCGAAGAAAGCTAG
- a CDS encoding MurR/RpiR family transcriptional regulator, translating into MLDRIKASLSSLAPAEQRVGRLVLSDPRAFASLPITELASRSHVSKPTVVRFCRSVGYDGLSDFKLKLAGSVSEGVPFIHRSVDVDDKTGDVLVKVIDNTVAAFLKYRNDASPLAIEKAVVALLAAYHTGKRIEFFGVGNSGIVAQDAQHKFFRLGIQSIAYSDGHMQVMSASLLGPGDCVVVISNSGRTRDLMDACDIARKNGATTIVVTATASPLAMAGHIHLAADHPEGYDRYSPMVSRLLHLMIIDILATCVALRIGPKLQPLLKEMKNNLRNKRYT; encoded by the coding sequence ATGCTCGACAGAATCAAAGCCTCCCTGTCCTCGCTGGCCCCGGCAGAGCAGCGGGTCGGCCGGCTGGTGCTGAGCGACCCGCGCGCCTTTGCCAGCCTGCCGATCACCGAGCTGGCGAGCCGCTCGCATGTCAGCAAGCCGACCGTGGTGCGGTTCTGCCGCAGCGTGGGCTACGACGGGCTGTCCGATTTCAAGCTCAAGCTGGCCGGCAGCGTGAGCGAAGGCGTGCCCTTCATTCACCGCAGCGTCGATGTGGACGACAAGACCGGCGATGTGCTGGTCAAGGTGATCGACAACACGGTGGCGGCATTCCTGAAATACCGCAACGACGCCAGCCCGCTGGCGATTGAAAAAGCCGTCGTGGCGCTGCTGGCGGCTTACCACACCGGCAAGCGCATCGAATTTTTTGGCGTCGGCAACTCCGGCATCGTGGCGCAGGACGCGCAGCACAAGTTTTTCCGGCTCGGCATCCAGAGCATTGCCTACAGCGACGGCCACATGCAGGTCATGAGCGCCTCGCTGCTCGGGCCGGGCGACTGCGTGGTGGTGATTTCCAACTCAGGCCGCACCCGCGACCTGATGGATGCCTGCGACATCGCCCGCAAAAACGGCGCCACCACCATCGTGGTCACCGCCACCGCCTCGCCGCTGGCGATGGCCGGCCACATTCACCTGGCGGCCGACCATCCGGAAGGCTATGACCGCTACAGCCCGATGGTGTCGCGCCTGCTGCACCTGATGATCATCGACATTCTGGCCACCTGCGTGGCGCTGCGCATCGGACCCAAGCTGCAGCCGCTGCTCAAGGAAATGAAGAACAACCTGCGCAACAAGCGCTACACCTGA
- a CDS encoding M20 aminoacylase family protein codes for MADIVASDRPRQLRASGRAFAQIAQFHPELTAFRRDLHAHPELGFEEVYTSSRVVHALKLCGVDEVHTGIGKTGVVAIIKGQQSGASCDSGRSAARPMVGLRADMDALPMTEHNEFGWKSAKPGLMHGCGHDGHTTMLVGAARYLAETRNFAGDAVLVFQPAEEGRGGADAMIRDGLFDRFPVQAIYAMHNWPAMQPGTIGINSGPMMAAADRITIEITGKGGHGAHAYLTVDPILVAAHIITAVQSIVSRNVKAMDSAVVSLCAMQAGDLGAMSVVPGNATLVGTVRTFKPEVQDFVEQRLKQLCASVAEAFGATATVNYERIYPATINSPAEYTLATRVAEQLVGVENVVRNLEPSMGSEDFSFMLREKPGAYLRLGQGEQLPDGQGDVIGGAGSRFLHNSCYDFNDSVLPLGAALFAGIVERSMPLA; via the coding sequence ATGGCCGATATCGTGGCCAGTGACCGGCCACGCCAGTTGCGTGCCAGCGGCCGGGCCTTCGCGCAAATTGCACAGTTCCATCCTGAACTGACCGCCTTCCGGCGTGATTTGCACGCCCATCCAGAGTTGGGTTTTGAAGAGGTTTATACCTCCAGCCGCGTGGTGCATGCGCTCAAGCTCTGCGGTGTTGATGAAGTCCATACCGGCATCGGAAAAACCGGGGTCGTCGCCATCATCAAGGGCCAGCAATCTGGCGCTTCTTGCGACTCTGGACGCTCTGCGGCGCGGCCCATGGTCGGCCTGCGTGCCGACATGGATGCGCTGCCCATGACCGAGCACAACGAGTTTGGCTGGAAATCAGCCAAACCCGGCCTGATGCACGGCTGTGGTCACGATGGTCACACCACCATGCTGGTGGGCGCGGCACGCTACCTGGCTGAAACCCGGAATTTTGCCGGTGACGCCGTGCTGGTATTCCAGCCGGCCGAAGAAGGGCGGGGCGGCGCCGACGCCATGATCAGGGACGGCTTGTTTGATCGCTTTCCGGTGCAGGCGATTTACGCCATGCACAACTGGCCCGCCATGCAGCCCGGCACCATCGGCATCAATTCCGGACCGATGATGGCGGCGGCTGACCGCATCACCATCGAGATCACCGGCAAGGGCGGTCATGGCGCCCACGCTTACCTCACCGTTGATCCGATTCTGGTGGCCGCGCACATCATCACGGCGGTGCAGAGCATTGTCTCGCGCAATGTGAAGGCGATGGACAGCGCCGTCGTCAGCCTGTGTGCCATGCAGGCAGGCGATCTGGGCGCCATGAGCGTCGTGCCCGGCAATGCAACGCTGGTCGGCACGGTACGCACCTTCAAGCCCGAAGTGCAGGATTTCGTCGAGCAGCGCCTGAAACAGCTGTGCGCTTCGGTGGCAGAGGCCTTTGGCGCCACGGCGACGGTGAACTACGAACGCATCTACCCGGCCACCATCAATTCACCGGCCGAGTACACGCTGGCCACCCGTGTTGCCGAGCAACTGGTGGGCGTTGAAAACGTGGTGCGCAATCTGGAACCGAGCATGGGTTCCGAAGACTTTTCATTCATGCTCAGGGAAAAGCCCGGTGCCTACCTGCGCCTTGGCCAGGGCGAGCAACTCCCTGATGGCCAAGGCGACGTGATCGGCGGCGCGGGCAGCCGCTTTTTGCACAACAGCTGTTATGACTTCAATGACAGCGTGCTGCCCTTGGGCGCAGCACTGTTTGCCGGCATTGTGGAGCGCTCGATGCCCCTGGCGTGA
- a CDS encoding porin: protein MKKSLIALAVLAASGAAMAQSSVTLYGIADAFVGSKEISSVNAAGVITKQRQTVVDSSGLNGSRWGLKGSEDLGGGLKALFVLESGLNIDTGAAASGTSLFNRQAFVGLDSSFGTVSLGRQYSAYDSVRGTFLSAQGNSTSFDATNSATINTALLTGLPNTATPAQRLASLNSYGGRVGAWTGYQTRIDNSIRYATPNISGFQAAVVYGLGENKTPTTDATKNASVSLTYANGPIGVGVTHADDELIQDFHVKNTAIGGYYDFGVAKAFLAYNQAKITGLAKQKEWAVGVRAPLGATTLVAQYAQSKGDDLGKSTSVALEGQYSLSKRTTAYAAFNRTKVDLPILTSDFKNSIFGLGVRHAF from the coding sequence ATGAAAAAATCACTCATCGCTTTGGCTGTACTGGCTGCTTCCGGCGCCGCAATGGCCCAATCTTCCGTGACCCTGTACGGCATTGCTGATGCTTTTGTTGGTTCCAAAGAAATCAGCTCTGTAAATGCTGCTGGCGTCATCACCAAGCAGCGCCAGACTGTTGTTGACTCCAGCGGCCTGAACGGTTCGCGTTGGGGCCTGAAGGGCAGCGAAGATCTGGGCGGTGGCCTGAAAGCCCTGTTTGTGCTCGAAAGCGGTTTGAATATTGATACCGGCGCAGCTGCGAGCGGAACTTCGTTGTTTAACCGCCAGGCTTTCGTGGGCCTGGACAGCAGCTTCGGTACCGTTTCCTTGGGTCGTCAATACAGCGCCTATGACAGCGTTCGTGGCACTTTCCTGTCCGCACAGGGCAATAGCACCTCGTTTGATGCCACGAACAGCGCCACAATCAATACCGCTCTTTTGACTGGTCTGCCCAACACCGCGACGCCTGCTCAGCGGCTCGCGAGTCTGAACAGCTATGGTGGCCGTGTTGGTGCCTGGACTGGTTACCAGACCCGTATCGACAACAGCATCCGTTACGCAACCCCCAACATCAGCGGCTTCCAGGCTGCCGTGGTCTATGGTCTTGGCGAAAACAAGACGCCTACCACTGACGCAACCAAGAATGCTTCGGTCAGCCTGACCTACGCCAATGGCCCAATCGGCGTGGGCGTAACTCACGCAGACGACGAACTGATTCAAGACTTCCATGTCAAGAATACCGCTATCGGCGGCTACTATGACTTCGGCGTTGCCAAGGCTTTCCTGGCTTACAACCAAGCCAAGATCACCGGCTTGGCCAAGCAGAAGGAATGGGCCGTTGGCGTTCGCGCACCTTTGGGTGCCACGACTTTGGTCGCCCAGTACGCCCAATCCAAGGGTGACGATCTCGGCAAGAGCACGAGCGTTGCCCTGGAAGGCCAGTACAGCCTGAGCAAGCGCACCACCGCTTACGCAGCCTTTAACCGGACCAAAGTTGATCTGCCTATTCTTACTAGCGACTTCAAGAACAGCATCTTTGGTCTGGGCGTTCGCCACGCGTTCTAA
- a CDS encoding porin, with protein sequence MDDSLPTVFGSGDGEVCFIFTFLEFLMKKSFIALAVLAVSGVASAQSSVTLYGLVDAYVGSSKVKVSTPGAASSSLRQSVVDSGGFNTSRFGFKGSEDLGGGLKANFVLEAGFDASTGAANSYTNPFTGAVSSSTFGRNSWVGLSGGFGEVKLGKMWTPYDEVKGSGAAAFDANIFAPATNVWLSNNYQDRPGNAIYYSTPSFSGFSAAGMYSFGENKAPGVDAGKILSANVQYANGPIAAAVSYQTEKATGATTATKFTQVNGSYDLGAAKLLAAVGHVKDGSDKSKEFQVGVDVPLGAVTVSGGVARAKLTGPGGEVKSTGFGLAAKYDLSKRTFLYTGLQLSKNEVVGAGDIKTDTFAVGVQHKF encoded by the coding sequence ATGGATGACAGCCTTCCAACAGTATTCGGTAGTGGTGATGGCGAGGTTTGTTTTATTTTTACTTTCTTGGAGTTTCTAATGAAAAAGAGTTTTATTGCTTTGGCAGTTCTCGCCGTTTCCGGCGTCGCATCAGCACAATCTTCCGTGACGCTGTACGGTCTGGTCGATGCATACGTCGGCAGCAGCAAGGTTAAAGTTTCAACACCAGGCGCCGCCTCTTCATCGTTGCGTCAGTCCGTGGTCGATAGCGGTGGTTTCAACACCAGCCGTTTTGGCTTCAAAGGTTCTGAGGATCTGGGCGGCGGTCTGAAAGCCAATTTCGTGCTGGAAGCCGGCTTTGACGCCAGCACCGGCGCTGCAAATAGCTACACGAATCCATTCACCGGCGCTGTGTCCAGTTCTACTTTCGGCCGCAACTCATGGGTCGGCTTGTCGGGTGGTTTTGGCGAGGTAAAGCTCGGCAAAATGTGGACGCCTTATGACGAAGTCAAAGGTTCCGGCGCAGCAGCGTTTGACGCCAACATCTTCGCGCCAGCAACCAACGTCTGGTTGAGCAACAACTATCAAGACCGTCCAGGCAACGCGATTTACTACTCGACGCCAAGTTTCAGCGGTTTCAGCGCTGCCGGCATGTACAGCTTCGGCGAAAACAAAGCTCCAGGTGTAGACGCTGGCAAGATTCTTAGTGCGAATGTTCAATACGCTAACGGTCCAATCGCTGCGGCAGTGTCATACCAGACCGAAAAAGCCACAGGTGCCACCACGGCGACCAAGTTCACCCAAGTGAACGGTTCGTATGACTTGGGTGCCGCGAAACTGCTGGCTGCGGTTGGCCATGTAAAAGATGGCAGCGACAAGTCCAAGGAATTCCAGGTTGGCGTAGATGTGCCGTTGGGCGCAGTGACTGTGTCTGGCGGTGTGGCTCGCGCCAAACTGACCGGCCCCGGTGGTGAAGTCAAGAGCACTGGTTTCGGTTTGGCTGCAAAGTATGACCTTTCCAAGCGCACCTTCTTGTACACGGGTTTGCAATTGTCCAAAAACGAAGTGGTTGGCGCTGGCGACATCAAGACCGACACCTTCGCAGTGGGCGTTCAGCACAAGTTCTAA
- a CDS encoding porin, with the protein MKKPSFLASAVLGLLSTSAAMAQSTVTLYGLVDAGYNHVSGLKNGSSNGIASGIMEGSRWGLRGTEDIGGGYKAIFTLESRFEVDTGSVTNRPNSGTQLPDRVSNSVAASLTGLAIPAALKAGLIAGTNTNIATNAFGVNLAGNLFDRQAFTGLITPFGAFTLGRQYTPGYLVHAAFDASQTQSSLAAGQIASLPAAFDIRLSNTLQYGIKTGGITATLMYGAGEVPGNNSAGRFFGGLLMYTGDGFAVGYGHNEKKNELGQKALHNDVFGANVTIGPGTLYGQYSTIKDENPSGLASIGAGVSANAIAAGLPAALAPAVGAAYQSAYNAAFRQDARLMHVGYKVTSGVHTVVVAYNRLDDKRAVNADTDSYGATYTYALSKRTNLNAVLTRYNNKGNGQMAPGGNGFLGGVTAAAGVDSTNIAFGIRHTF; encoded by the coding sequence ATGAAAAAACCAAGCTTCCTGGCAAGCGCTGTCCTGGGACTTTTATCGACTTCTGCCGCCATGGCGCAAAGTACCGTCACGCTTTACGGTCTTGTCGATGCGGGTTACAACCACGTCAGCGGCCTCAAAAATGGCTCTTCCAACGGCATTGCCAGCGGCATCATGGAAGGTTCGCGCTGGGGACTGCGCGGCACTGAAGACATTGGCGGGGGCTACAAAGCCATTTTTACGCTTGAAAGCCGCTTTGAAGTGGACACGGGATCGGTCACGAATCGCCCCAACTCGGGCACCCAGCTACCTGATCGCGTTTCGAATTCCGTGGCGGCCAGCCTGACTGGCCTCGCAATTCCTGCGGCATTGAAAGCTGGGCTCATTGCAGGCACGAACACCAATATCGCGACCAATGCTTTCGGCGTTAACCTGGCTGGCAATCTGTTTGATCGTCAGGCTTTTACCGGACTGATCACCCCGTTTGGCGCATTCACGCTGGGCCGCCAGTACACGCCGGGCTACCTGGTTCACGCAGCGTTTGATGCCTCGCAAACCCAATCAAGCCTGGCGGCGGGCCAGATTGCCAGCTTGCCGGCAGCGTTTGATATCCGGCTGAGCAATACCCTGCAATACGGGATCAAGACAGGCGGCATCACCGCAACACTGATGTATGGCGCCGGCGAAGTGCCGGGCAACAATTCTGCAGGCCGTTTCTTCGGCGGGCTGCTGATGTACACAGGCGACGGCTTCGCCGTGGGTTATGGCCACAATGAGAAGAAAAATGAACTCGGCCAGAAGGCCCTGCACAACGATGTGTTTGGTGCGAATGTAACGATAGGCCCTGGCACCTTGTATGGCCAGTACAGCACCATCAAGGACGAAAATCCCAGCGGCCTGGCCTCGATTGGTGCCGGAGTCTCTGCAAATGCAATTGCTGCCGGCCTCCCTGCGGCGCTTGCCCCGGCAGTGGGCGCAGCCTACCAAAGCGCCTACAACGCAGCGTTCAGGCAAGACGCCAGACTCATGCATGTGGGCTACAAGGTCACGAGCGGTGTTCACACCGTGGTGGTGGCTTACAACCGCCTTGATGACAAACGCGCCGTCAACGCCGACACTGATTCGTACGGCGCGACGTACACCTACGCGCTGTCCAAACGCACCAACCTGAATGCCGTGCTGACCCGCTATAACAACAAAGGCAACGGCCAGATGGCTCCCGGCGGCAACGGTTTTCTGGGCGGCGTGACGGCTGCAGCGGGTGTTGATTCCACCAACATAGCATTTGGTATTCGCCACACCTTTTAA
- the coq7 gene encoding 2-polyprenyl-3-methyl-6-methoxy-1,4-benzoquinone monooxygenase, with translation MTTALDLALNAADGALRTLFAKPRASRTCPTIPAQATELSLEDKALSGALMRVNHVGEVCAQALYAAQALGTRDAVLRKHFIKASQEEGDHLAWTKDRLDELGARPSLLNPLWYAGAFGLGLVASRLGDRLSLGFVVETERQVEAHLASHLERLPEGDHESRAIVAQMKDDEALHASAAEDAGALQLPAPVKMLMRSAAKVMTTVAHRI, from the coding sequence ATGACGACTGCCCTTGACCTTGCACTGAATGCCGCAGACGGCGCGCTGCGTACCCTGTTTGCCAAACCCCGGGCCAGCCGGACCTGTCCCACGATACCGGCTCAAGCCACCGAATTGAGCCTGGAAGACAAAGCCCTTTCGGGCGCGCTGATGCGGGTCAACCATGTGGGCGAAGTGTGCGCGCAGGCGCTGTATGCCGCGCAGGCACTGGGCACGCGCGATGCGGTGCTGCGCAAGCACTTCATCAAGGCCAGCCAGGAAGAAGGCGACCATCTGGCCTGGACCAAGGACCGGCTGGACGAGCTGGGCGCCCGTCCTTCATTGCTCAACCCCTTGTGGTACGCGGGCGCCTTTGGGCTTGGCCTGGTGGCCAGCCGGCTGGGCGACCGGCTGAGCCTGGGCTTTGTGGTGGAAACCGAACGCCAGGTGGAAGCGCACCTGGCCAGCCACCTGGAACGCCTGCCCGAAGGCGATCACGAGTCACGCGCCATCGTGGCGCAGATGAAGGATGATGAAGCGCTGCATGCCAGCGCTGCGGAAGATGCCGGCGCCCTGCAATTGCCTGCGCCGGTGAAGATGCTGATGCGTTCTGCGGCCAAGGTCATGACGACGGTGGCGCACCGGATTTAA